A stretch of Acidovorax sp. RAC01 DNA encodes these proteins:
- a CDS encoding AAA family ATPase produces the protein MAKRRAAISYHPGSVEPIIRLWLLRVLVPLGGYRQFVHQHGFNNDTLAEVIGLGHWIDPESRDFDQKAVQAELRQLHQKAERQWYGERQSTFLNHNIDQLSSLVGLSTIDCKVLEFTVSIHNERLLDDASEWLGDLSSVKIIHALSVILNLPEADIRSSLSATGILARSGLVMMDRRGRGALRYKLDLLSEGFADLMAASKADPISLLRGTVSAAGPAQLSLADYSHIQSSLEILCPYLRNAMATGRRGVNIFLHGAPGTGKSQLARALAKEMGYELFEVASEDADGDPINGEHRLRAFRAAQSFFSQQQAMIAFDEVEDVFNDGNSFFGSKSTAQLRKAWINRMLEENPVPTLWMSNSMRGLDPAFIRRFDMVFELPIPPKTQRERILQSSCGELLDTNQISRIAEAEALAPAVVAKASSVIRLIRDDLGPQKTAAALERLISSTMEAQGHGPLLSHDANRLPEVYDPGFIHADVDLAAVAAGLVAVRSGRLCLYGPPGTGKTAYGRWLAQQLGVPLLVKRASDLKSKWLGESEKNIAKAFREAQNDGAVLLIDEVDSFLQDRRGAQHNWEVSEVNEMLTQMESFSGVFVASTNLMEGLDQAALRRFDLKVKFEFLRPDQAWQLLSRHCEGLGLHQPLPEEQARISRLVSLTPGDFAAVVRQHRFRPITSAATLMSALEAECAVKHGTHRAIGFL, from the coding sequence ATGGCAAAACGCAGAGCGGCAATCTCATACCACCCTGGCAGCGTTGAACCGATCATTCGCCTCTGGCTGCTTCGCGTTCTAGTTCCACTGGGGGGATACCGCCAGTTCGTGCACCAACACGGGTTCAACAACGACACCCTCGCCGAAGTTATCGGGCTCGGTCACTGGATCGATCCCGAATCACGCGATTTCGACCAGAAGGCCGTCCAAGCCGAACTGCGCCAGTTGCACCAAAAGGCGGAGAGGCAGTGGTACGGGGAGCGCCAATCAACTTTCCTGAACCACAACATCGATCAGCTGTCCAGCCTGGTGGGGTTGAGCACGATCGACTGCAAGGTGTTGGAGTTCACGGTGTCCATTCATAACGAGCGTCTCCTGGATGACGCCTCTGAATGGCTGGGCGATCTGTCGTCCGTCAAGATCATTCATGCCCTGTCCGTCATTCTTAACCTGCCCGAGGCAGACATTCGTTCCTCGCTGAGTGCCACAGGCATCCTTGCTAGGTCGGGGCTGGTCATGATGGACCGAAGGGGACGTGGCGCACTTCGCTACAAGCTGGACCTTCTTTCTGAAGGGTTTGCTGACCTGATGGCTGCCTCCAAAGCCGACCCTATCAGTCTGCTGCGCGGCACCGTGTCTGCAGCAGGCCCTGCTCAACTGAGCTTGGCCGACTACAGCCACATCCAGTCCTCCTTGGAGATTCTGTGTCCCTATCTGCGCAATGCCATGGCCACTGGTCGGCGTGGCGTGAACATCTTCCTGCACGGTGCACCGGGAACAGGCAAGAGCCAGCTGGCGCGAGCCTTGGCCAAGGAGATGGGGTATGAGCTGTTCGAAGTCGCCAGCGAAGACGCAGATGGCGACCCAATCAATGGAGAGCATCGTCTGCGGGCCTTTCGTGCAGCCCAGAGCTTCTTCTCGCAACAGCAGGCAATGATCGCTTTTGACGAGGTCGAGGATGTTTTCAACGATGGAAACAGCTTCTTCGGCAGCAAGAGCACCGCCCAGCTGCGCAAGGCTTGGATCAACCGGATGCTGGAAGAGAACCCGGTGCCCACACTGTGGATGTCCAACTCCATGCGAGGTCTCGATCCCGCCTTCATTCGCCGGTTTGACATGGTGTTTGAGTTGCCCATTCCACCCAAGACGCAGCGCGAGCGGATTCTGCAAAGCAGCTGCGGTGAGCTTCTTGATACCAACCAAATTTCGCGCATCGCAGAGGCCGAAGCCCTTGCTCCTGCGGTGGTCGCAAAGGCGAGTTCAGTCATCCGCTTGATCCGGGACGACCTTGGCCCTCAAAAGACGGCAGCTGCCTTGGAGCGCTTGATCTCCAGCACCATGGAAGCCCAGGGGCACGGACCCCTTCTCTCGCACGATGCCAACAGGTTGCCGGAGGTTTACGACCCAGGGTTTATCCATGCCGATGTGGATCTGGCCGCCGTAGCAGCAGGCCTCGTCGCTGTGCGCTCCGGCAGGCTTTGCCTGTACGGGCCGCCCGGTACCGGAAAAACTGCCTACGGTCGCTGGCTCGCTCAGCAGCTCGGCGTTCCCCTGCTCGTCAAACGCGCTTCCGATCTGAAATCCAAGTGGCTGGGTGAGAGCGAAAAGAACATCGCCAAAGCCTTCCGCGAAGCGCAAAACGATGGGGCGGTGCTCTTGATCGATGAGGTAGACAGCTTTCTGCAGGACAGGCGAGGTGCCCAGCACAACTGGGAAGTGAGCGAGGTCAATGAAATGCTGACCCAGATGGAATCCTTCTCGGGGGTTTTTGTGGCCTCGACCAACCTGATGGAAGGGTTGGACCAGGCCGCGCTGCGCCGGTTTGATCTCAAAGTGAAGTTCGAATTTCTGCGCCCCGACCAAGCGTGGCAGTTGCTATCGCGTCACTGCGAAGGACTCGGATTGCACCAACCGCTGCCGGAGGAGCAAGCCAGGATTTCACGACTGGTTTCGCTGACGCCGGGAGATTTTGCAGCCGTGGTGCGTCAGCACCGATTCCGGCCCATCACTTCTGCTGCCACCCTCATGTCGGCCCTCGAAGCCGAATGCGCGGTGAAACATGGCACGCATCGCGCCATTGGGTTTTTGTGA
- a CDS encoding inovirus Gp2 family protein, whose protein sequence is MNQEQFSINKNHRLYFGNNYCQLPLLSANEPMVEEYLEALHRVIKCALEQYGRVFAFRVDLHLPLSHGIESCTIENSVLSRFLQSLKAKIAHGRMIAKLNGNQFHDTKLRYFWVREVGVQGRPHFHLVILLNGHAYNWLGNYQSPAGNMANRVWEAWASALGMHVDDARSLVHFPENPSYILRRTDPDSFAAFFRRASYLCKARTKQYGAGHHGYGASRQ, encoded by the coding sequence ATGAATCAAGAGCAATTCTCGATTAACAAAAACCATCGACTGTATTTTGGAAATAATTATTGTCAATTGCCGCTCCTAAGTGCCAACGAGCCAATGGTGGAGGAATATTTGGAGGCACTTCACCGAGTGATTAAATGCGCTTTAGAGCAGTACGGAAGAGTTTTCGCTTTTCGTGTAGACCTGCATTTGCCGTTGTCCCATGGCATTGAGTCTTGCACTATTGAAAACTCGGTTTTGTCTCGTTTTCTTCAGTCTTTGAAAGCAAAAATTGCGCATGGACGAATGATCGCGAAACTAAATGGAAATCAATTTCACGACACGAAGCTAAGATATTTTTGGGTGAGGGAGGTTGGAGTCCAGGGAAGGCCTCATTTCCACCTAGTCATCCTGCTTAATGGTCATGCCTATAACTGGCTCGGTAACTATCAGTCGCCCGCTGGGAACATGGCGAATCGGGTCTGGGAGGCTTGGGCAAGTGCGCTAGGAATGCACGTTGACGACGCCCGATCTCTGGTCCACTTCCCAGAAAACCCGTCCTACATCCTTCGGCGTACCGATCCAGACTCCTTCGCGGCTTTCTTCCGTCGTGCGAGCTATCTTTGCAAGGCGCGTACCAAGCAGTACGGGGCGGGTCATCATGGTTACGGTGCGAGCCGGCAGTAG
- a CDS encoding helix-turn-helix transcriptional regulator → MSQGWYPSRKKYWQVLLLHVENYVESVVWKKLLNRAMFCTNYQTGVTMLIMRLPQVSAVTGLPRSTLYLYMSRNQFPKPIKLGVRSVGWVKAEIDDWLMRRMELRKELA, encoded by the coding sequence ATGTCGCAAGGATGGTATCCATCCAGGAAGAAGTACTGGCAAGTGCTCCTCCTTCACGTCGAGAATTATGTTGAAAGCGTTGTGTGGAAAAAATTACTGAATCGAGCAATGTTTTGTACAAATTACCAAACAGGTGTAACGATGCTGATAATGAGATTACCCCAAGTTAGCGCCGTGACAGGGCTGCCCAGATCAACACTCTACCTATACATGAGTAGAAATCAGTTTCCGAAACCGATTAAATTAGGGGTGCGGTCAGTAGGTTGGGTTAAGGCTGAGATTGATGACTGGTTAATGCGGCGGATGGAACTTAGGAAAGAATTGGCTTGA
- a CDS encoding IS5 family transposase: MTQQDLGLNLSTRRTRKAVFLDEMNLVVPWTELLSLIAPHAPRAKTGRPPFELVTMLRIHFLQQWFGLSDLAMEEALFETSLYREFAGLSSVERIPDRVSILRFRHLLEEHQLAPQILAVVNATLADKGLMLKQGTVVDATLIAAPSSTKNQDGERDPEMHQTKKGNQWHFGMKAHIGVDADSGLVHTVVGTAANVNDVTQASALVHGEETDVFADAGYHGVAKREEVQGIKANWHVAMRPGKRRALDKDSPMGAVLDQLEHIKARIRAKVEHPFRVIKRQFGHMKVRYRGLAKNTAQLHTLFALSNLWMARRRLLQGLQA, encoded by the coding sequence ATGACCCAACAAGACCTCGGACTGAACCTGAGCACGCGGCGCACGCGCAAAGCGGTGTTTCTCGACGAGATGAACCTGGTGGTACCTTGGACGGAGTTGCTGTCGTTGATTGCGCCGCACGCACCTCGCGCCAAGACCGGGCGCCCGCCGTTTGAGCTGGTGACGATGCTGCGCATTCATTTCTTGCAACAGTGGTTTGGCCTGAGTGACCTGGCCATGGAAGAAGCCCTGTTCGAGACCTCGCTGTACCGCGAGTTTGCAGGCCTGTCCAGTGTCGAGCGCATCCCCGACCGGGTCAGCATCCTGCGCTTTCGCCACCTGCTCGAAGAACACCAACTTGCCCCGCAGATACTGGCCGTGGTCAACGCCACGCTTGCCGACAAAGGCTTGATGCTCAAACAAGGCACGGTGGTGGACGCCACCTTGATAGCCGCGCCCAGCTCGACGAAGAACCAGGACGGCGAGCGTGACCCCGAAATGCACCAGACCAAGAAAGGGAACCAGTGGCATTTTGGGATGAAGGCTCACATCGGCGTGGACGCCGACTCGGGCCTGGTTCATACCGTGGTCGGCACGGCCGCCAACGTCAATGACGTGACGCAGGCCAGTGCGTTGGTCCATGGCGAAGAAACGGATGTGTTTGCTGACGCTGGCTACCACGGCGTGGCCAAACGCGAAGAAGTCCAAGGCATCAAAGCCAACTGGCATGTGGCGATGCGTCCGGGCAAACGCCGCGCATTGGACAAGGACAGCCCCATGGGCGCGGTGCTCGACCAGCTTGAACACATCAAGGCCCGTATCCGCGCCAAAGTGGAACACCCGTTCCGTGTCATCAAGCGGCAATTCGGACACATGAAAGTGCGCTACCGCGGACTGGCCAAGAACACGGCGCAGTTGCACACGCTGTTTGCGCTCTCCAATCTGTGGATGGCACGGCGCCGGCTGTTGCAAGGGCTGCAGGCATGA
- a CDS encoding tyrosine-type recombinase/integrase encodes MPRKAKELSALSVSKLKEDGRFAVGGVDGLHLRVVGESRAWVLRIAVGSRIGRDSQVTPHRRDIGLGSFPEVSLAEARDRARELRRQVRDGFDPVLKRQTAKAESLVAVAKAKSFKDCAEAYIEANRAGWKNCKHAQQWTNTLTTYVYPKFGSFPVASVDTGMVLEVLQQPVGAAGQPLWLNKTETASRLRGRIESILDWAAFREYRQGDNPARWKGHLEHELPARNKVQRVVHHAALPYSEMSLFMADLRLREGVSARALEFAILTAARSGEVRGAKWSEFDMSNRVWTIPGERMKAGKEHRVPLADPVVALLKALPREEGVDDVFVAPKGGQLSDMALTSVLRRMGRTGLTQHGFRSTFRDWAGETTSYPREVCEHALAHRLADGVEAAYQRGDLLAKRAGLMSEWAKYCVPPLMIPSQ; translated from the coding sequence ATGCCCAGAAAGGCAAAAGAGTTGTCTGCGCTGTCCGTTTCGAAGCTTAAAGAGGACGGGCGGTTTGCAGTGGGGGGAGTAGATGGTCTACACCTGCGGGTCGTTGGTGAATCTCGGGCCTGGGTTTTACGGATTGCCGTGGGCTCTCGGATCGGTAGGGACAGTCAAGTGACGCCCCATCGAAGAGACATCGGTCTGGGTAGTTTTCCTGAAGTCTCATTGGCGGAAGCACGTGATCGCGCACGTGAACTGAGGAGGCAGGTTCGCGACGGCTTCGACCCGGTACTTAAGCGCCAGACAGCAAAGGCGGAGTCTTTAGTTGCCGTAGCCAAAGCAAAGTCCTTCAAAGACTGCGCGGAGGCGTACATTGAGGCTAATCGAGCCGGCTGGAAGAACTGCAAGCATGCTCAACAGTGGACCAATACCCTGACGACCTACGTTTACCCGAAGTTTGGTTCTTTTCCGGTAGCGTCCGTCGATACCGGAATGGTCCTAGAAGTCCTTCAACAGCCTGTGGGTGCAGCTGGTCAGCCCCTGTGGCTGAACAAGACAGAAACGGCTAGTCGACTGCGTGGAAGAATCGAGTCCATACTCGATTGGGCGGCGTTCCGGGAATACCGACAGGGGGACAACCCAGCTCGATGGAAAGGTCACTTAGAACATGAGCTGCCGGCTCGTAACAAAGTACAAAGGGTTGTCCATCATGCCGCGCTTCCATACTCCGAGATGTCTCTATTCATGGCAGACCTCCGCTTGAGAGAAGGTGTATCGGCTCGAGCGTTGGAATTTGCGATCTTGACTGCCGCTCGATCAGGAGAGGTACGGGGTGCTAAGTGGTCGGAATTTGACATGAGCAATCGAGTCTGGACTATCCCGGGCGAGCGAATGAAAGCAGGGAAGGAGCACCGGGTGCCGCTGGCAGATCCGGTCGTGGCCTTGTTGAAGGCGTTGCCACGGGAAGAGGGCGTAGACGACGTCTTTGTCGCGCCAAAAGGCGGTCAGCTGTCGGACATGGCTCTGACCTCCGTGCTTCGACGGATGGGACGCACCGGTTTGACGCAGCACGGGTTCCGCTCGACCTTCCGAGATTGGGCGGGGGAAACCACTTCGTATCCCCGCGAGGTCTGCGAGCATGCTTTGGCCCATAGGTTGGCTGATGGTGTCGAAGCGGCTTATCAACGAGGGGACCTTTTGGCGAAGCGCGCTGGGCTGATGTCGGAATGGGCAAAGTACTGCGTTCCGCCGTTAATGATACCCTCCCAGTAA
- a CDS encoding dienelactone hydrolase family protein, producing MKNQPRTAFCSLLGAAVLFVASTSSRAASDDAIPIEKYQPPIVEQYPPASSHGWNMERPLVNNGLNLFSANVPSYDGKGMLFSSWTAQNGRVFERPAIIIVHGGHGVAPGNLDTAVWAKRNLDANILILDSYWSRGRTENWLSWTRFGANMRVLDLIAAARFVKSEGADPKKTFVIGDSQGGWTVLRAFSKHNLSGEVKSLLAGGVSLYPNCYVKESIFGRAPSGSTDREDAPPLGNYVAPVIAFTGTADTATPLSQCNVDKVFKGVEKWTNFEGATHAWDSPTRGVGRRAEDNVCTRALNKYNPFPICSSNKFTDITRSDIQAFVERHLPKAP from the coding sequence ATGAAAAATCAACCTCGCACCGCTTTTTGCTCGCTTCTTGGTGCCGCAGTGCTATTTGTGGCATCGACCTCATCCAGGGCCGCCTCAGACGACGCGATTCCCATCGAGAAGTACCAACCACCCATCGTGGAGCAGTATCCACCGGCATCATCCCATGGCTGGAACATGGAACGACCGCTGGTGAACAATGGGCTCAACCTGTTCTCCGCCAACGTTCCGTCTTATGACGGCAAGGGCATGCTGTTCTCTAGCTGGACAGCACAGAACGGTCGAGTGTTTGAGCGCCCCGCCATCATCATCGTTCATGGTGGTCATGGTGTGGCACCCGGCAACCTGGACACCGCTGTGTGGGCCAAACGCAACCTCGACGCCAACATTCTGATTCTCGATTCGTATTGGTCACGGGGGCGTACGGAAAACTGGCTCAGTTGGACTCGCTTTGGGGCCAACATGCGTGTGCTTGATCTGATCGCCGCCGCGCGTTTCGTCAAGTCGGAGGGTGCTGATCCCAAGAAGACGTTCGTGATCGGTGACAGCCAAGGTGGCTGGACTGTGTTGCGCGCGTTCTCCAAGCACAACCTCAGTGGCGAAGTGAAGTCATTGCTTGCTGGTGGTGTGTCGCTGTACCCCAACTGCTACGTGAAGGAGTCCATCTTTGGACGTGCTCCAAGTGGCAGCACGGATCGTGAAGACGCGCCTCCGCTAGGCAACTATGTGGCACCTGTGATCGCTTTCACCGGAACTGCCGACACCGCCACGCCGCTGTCTCAGTGCAACGTGGACAAAGTATTCAAGGGCGTCGAGAAGTGGACGAACTTTGAGGGCGCCACGCATGCGTGGGACTCGCCAACCCGAGGTGTCGGTCGTCGGGCGGAAGACAATGTGTGCACTCGGGCGCTCAACAAATACAACCCGTTCCCCATCTGCAGCAGCAACAAGTTCACGGACATTACGCGGAGCGATATTCAAGCGTTTGTTGAGAGGCATCTGCCGAAAGCGCCTTGA
- a CDS encoding helix-turn-helix domain-containing protein, whose protein sequence is MSRTAPQKQSAASETPVQRRRKVRLIPNAITLAVGQNLRHFREQSGMTQLELAMSAEVERTRVSKLELGLVNPSVLTLATICHVLGITLADLFSDIRLAHPPTTEGGPLRRANQAVLDKKPTPKRTKAPGKAAAK, encoded by the coding sequence ATGTCACGGACTGCTCCACAGAAACAAAGCGCTGCCAGCGAGACGCCGGTTCAGCGCCGCCGCAAGGTGCGGCTCATACCGAATGCCATCACGCTGGCGGTCGGTCAGAACCTTCGGCACTTCCGCGAGCAAAGCGGTATGACGCAGTTGGAATTGGCAATGAGCGCTGAAGTGGAGCGCACTCGGGTGTCCAAACTGGAGTTGGGTCTGGTGAATCCGAGTGTTTTGACGCTCGCCACCATCTGTCATGTTCTGGGCATCACGCTGGCTGATCTGTTCAGTGACATTCGGCTGGCACATCCACCCACCACCGAGGGTGGGCCACTGCGTCGCGCCAATCAAGCAGTGCTCGACAAGAAGCCGACACCCAAGCGCACCAAAGCGCCGGGTAAAGCTGCCGCCAAGTAG
- a CDS encoding IS3 family transposase (programmed frameshift), producing the protein MKKSRFSEEQIIGFLRQAEAGMPIKELCRNGGFSDATFYKWRAKFGGMQVSEAQRLRELESENAKLKRLLAEAHLDMHALKSVLGGKALAPQARREAIRIMVSEHHLSERRACRLVGLSRDSYRHPPTADQATLDLHEKIVEIAHVRRRFGYRRIHDLLRPQFPGVNHKRVYRLYRQANLAVRRRKKSKRPINERVPLQLARTVNEVWSMDFVSDSLSGGRRLKYLTVADDFSHESVDIVVDFGISGQYVTRVLDRAALFRGYPQAVRTDNGPEFTSRAFMAWAQAHGIRHILIQPGRPMQNGYIESFNGKFRDEHLNECWFQTLHQARMAVAVWRTDYNEVRPHSSLGRMPPARFAQLHRQRAGDAAQHPSTQKQID; encoded by the exons ATGAAGAAGAGCAGATTCAGCGAGGAACAGATCATCGGGTTCCTTAGGCAGGCCGAAGCAGGCATGCCGATCAAGGAGCTGTGCCGCAACGGCGGCTTCAGCGATGCGACGTTCTATAAGTGGCGCGCCAAGTTCGGCGGTATGCAGGTCTCGGAGGCCCAGCGCCTGCGTGAGCTCGAATCCGAGAACGCCAAACTCAAGCGGCTGCTGGCCGAGGCCCACCTCGACATGCACGCGCTCAAGAGCGTTCTTGGGG GTAAAGCGCTAGCCCCACAGGCCAGGCGCGAGGCGATCCGGATCATGGTCAGCGAGCACCATTTGTCTGAACGCCGCGCGTGCCGTCTTGTGGGGCTCTCCCGCGACAGCTACCGACATCCACCAACGGCCGACCAGGCCACGCTGGATCTGCACGAGAAGATCGTGGAGATCGCGCATGTGCGTCGGCGCTTTGGCTATCGGCGAATCCACGATCTGCTGCGCCCGCAGTTTCCCGGCGTCAACCACAAGCGGGTGTACCGCCTTTACCGGCAAGCCAATCTGGCTGTACGCCGGCGCAAGAAGAGCAAGCGGCCTATCAATGAGCGTGTGCCGCTGCAGCTGGCACGCACGGTCAACGAGGTGTGGAGCATGGATTTCGTGAGCGACAGCCTCTCGGGTGGGCGGCGCCTGAAGTACCTCACGGTCGCTGACGACTTCAGCCACGAGAGTGTGGACATCGTGGTGGACTTCGGCATCTCGGGCCAGTACGTCACCCGCGTTCTGGACCGGGCAGCGCTGTTCCGTGGGTATCCTCAGGCGGTGCGAACCGACAACGGCCCGGAGTTCACAAGCAGGGCATTCATGGCCTGGGCGCAAGCGCATGGAATTCGCCACATCCTGATCCAGCCGGGGCGCCCGATGCAGAACGGCTACATCGAGAGCTTCAATGGCAAGTTCCGCGATGAGCATCTCAACGAGTGCTGGTTCCAAACCTTGCATCAGGCCAGGATGGCGGTGGCGGTCTGGCGCACGGACTACAACGAAGTCAGGCCGCACAGCAGCTTAGGGCGCATGCCACCGGCTCGTTTCGCCCAGCTGCATCGCCAGCGCGCTGGCGATGCAGCTCAACACCCTTCAACTCAAAAACAAATCGATTAA
- the map gene encoding type I methionyl aminopeptidase yields the protein MARADRGVPIRSAEELVMARRAAQLAAEVLSMIEPHVVPGVTTEALDRRCHDHIVNVQGARPANVGYLDYPKTVLTSVNHVVCHGIPSPQQVLKKGDIVNIDVAVEKDGWYGDTSRMFCVGTPSVLAHRLVRATYEALCAGIRTVRPGSTLGDVGHAIATVAQRENFSVVREYCGHGIGTVYHDEPQVLHYGRRGQGLRLEAGMVFTIEPMLNAGQRETRELADGWTVVTKDRSLSAQWEHMVAVTDSGFEVLTAWPGGTGTYPAV from the coding sequence ATGGCGCGCGCGGACCGTGGCGTGCCGATCCGCTCGGCCGAAGAACTGGTGATGGCGCGGCGGGCGGCGCAGCTGGCGGCCGAGGTGTTGTCCATGATCGAGCCGCATGTAGTGCCAGGCGTGACCACCGAAGCGCTAGACCGCCGGTGCCACGACCACATCGTGAACGTGCAGGGCGCGCGGCCTGCCAATGTGGGCTACCTGGACTACCCCAAGACGGTACTGACCTCGGTGAACCATGTGGTGTGCCACGGCATCCCCTCGCCCCAGCAGGTGCTGAAGAAGGGCGACATCGTGAACATTGATGTGGCGGTAGAAAAAGACGGCTGGTATGGCGACACCAGCCGCATGTTCTGCGTGGGCACGCCCAGCGTGTTGGCCCATCGGCTGGTGCGCGCCACGTACGAAGCGCTGTGCGCAGGCATCCGCACGGTGAGGCCGGGGTCCACTCTGGGCGATGTGGGCCATGCGATTGCCACCGTGGCGCAGCGCGAAAACTTCAGCGTAGTGCGTGAGTACTGCGGTCACGGCATTGGTACGGTGTACCACGACGAGCCGCAGGTGTTGCACTACGGACGGCGCGGGCAGGGGCTGCGGCTGGAGGCGGGCATGGTCTTCACCATTGAGCCCATGCTGAACGCAGGCCAGCGCGAGACCAGGGAGCTGGCCGATGGCTGGACGGTGGTGACCAAGGATCGCTCCCTCTCCGCCCAGTGGGAACACATGGTAGCCGTGACGGACAGCGGTTTTGAAGTGCTCACGGCATGGCCTGGGGGCACCGGGACTTACCCCGCTGTGTGA
- a CDS encoding ParD-like family protein: protein MGIVKISDQMHENLRVASTALSRSINSQAEHWMRVGMLTEMYPDLDHREICQMLVRAELAGGLDIALAARGELDSKPAADARSPRSRKQPH from the coding sequence ATGGGCATAGTCAAGATTTCCGATCAGATGCACGAAAACCTGCGTGTTGCCAGTACGGCGCTGAGCCGTTCCATCAATTCCCAGGCCGAGCACTGGATGCGTGTCGGCATGCTGACCGAGATGTACCCCGACCTGGACCACCGCGAGATTTGCCAGATGCTGGTGCGGGCCGAACTGGCGGGTGGGCTGGATATTGCCCTGGCGGCACGGGGCGAGCTGGACAGTAAGCCCGCTGCAGATGCACGCAGCCCACGCTCCAGAAAGCAGCCGCACTGA
- a CDS encoding hemerythrin domain-containing protein, translating into MPTTPRQKDACDLLDADHKAVKKMFKDFEGLCGSRARNAAQLRLDLAKEICTELTVHAQIEEEIFYPALRDAIKETDLLAEAEVEHQTAKDLIAQIEGALQADEQFDARVKVLGEYIDHHVKEERNEIFTKARAARKLDLFAMREQLQQRKEELMEAQPAVA; encoded by the coding sequence ATGCCCACCACCCCACGCCAGAAAGATGCTTGCGACCTGCTCGACGCAGACCACAAGGCAGTCAAAAAAATGTTCAAGGATTTCGAAGGGCTTTGCGGCTCCCGTGCGCGCAACGCAGCGCAGTTGCGCCTGGACCTTGCCAAGGAAATCTGCACGGAGCTGACGGTGCATGCGCAGATTGAAGAAGAGATTTTTTATCCCGCGCTGCGTGACGCGATCAAGGAAACCGATTTGCTGGCAGAGGCCGAAGTAGAACACCAGACTGCCAAAGACCTCATCGCACAGATTGAAGGAGCCCTCCAAGCGGACGAGCAGTTTGATGCCCGCGTCAAGGTACTGGGCGAATACATCGACCACCACGTGAAGGAAGAGCGCAACGAGATCTTCACCAAGGCTCGCGCGGCGCGCAAGCTGGATCTGTTTGCCATGCGCGAGCAACTGCAACAGCGCAAGGAAGAACTGATGGAAGCGCAACCGGCGGTCGCGTGA
- a CDS encoding DUF421 domain-containing protein, with amino-acid sequence MWDLSLPWWETALRALAVYAALLLLMRLSGRRTVGQFTPFDLLVVMLLSESVSNALSGGDESVPGGLLSAAVLVGLNATVATVASRSAKVRSTLEGDPILLGKDGKLLHRVLRQQRVPEADVQQALREADCDLESMQCAFLEADGRISILTRKP; translated from the coding sequence ATGTGGGACCTGAGCCTGCCCTGGTGGGAAACGGCCCTTCGGGCTCTTGCGGTGTACGCTGCGCTGCTGCTGCTCATGCGGCTGTCGGGGCGGCGGACGGTAGGCCAGTTCACTCCATTCGATCTGCTGGTGGTGATGCTGCTGAGTGAATCGGTCTCGAACGCCCTGTCAGGCGGCGATGAATCGGTGCCGGGTGGGCTCCTCAGTGCCGCCGTGCTTGTCGGCCTGAACGCCACGGTAGCCACCGTCGCCTCGCGCTCGGCAAAGGTGCGCTCCACTTTGGAAGGAGACCCGATCCTTTTGGGTAAGGACGGCAAACTCCTGCACAGGGTGCTCCGGCAGCAGCGGGTACCGGAGGCCGATGTGCAGCAAGCGCTGCGCGAAGCCGACTGCGACCTCGAGTCCATGCAATGCGCCTTTCTTGAAGCAGACGGGCGCATCAGCATCCTGACGCGAAAGCCCTGA